Genomic DNA from Vagococcus luciliae:
AATTAAATATTGTGAAAAAAGCAGTGAAACAAGTTGCTAAACGTTACAATGAAGAAGAGTATGTGAGTATGAGTCAAGCACAACAGGCAATTTTTGAAAGCATTGAATCAGATGGCATTATTGACACACAAAAAGTAGCTGATGTTGTATTTAAAGATAATATTTCAGCAAAAGAAGAATATCAAGATATTATCGAAAAAACAAAATTTACTGAGGATATTCCAGAAAATATTGTGAAATATGAAAAAAAATACAGTAAACAAAAATTTAAACTAGCCAATGGAATTGAATTATCTATTCCAAGTGATGTGTTTAATGATGCAAATATGGTTGAGTTCATCAACAATCCTGATGGAACAATCTCTGTAATGATAAAAAATATTGAGGAGATTATCAGTAAGTTTTAATGATGAAACTGATTCGTTAAGAAATTCGCCATATTCTCCATCGTAGGTATGGTTAAGATATGGGGTTCATCTATTCCAGTCTCAAATATCATATTTTTACCAAAAGTATCATGTTTGTATAAGTCATAAAAATCGTGGCTAGCAGAATACGGAATTTTGGCGTCTTTTGTTCCATGCCAAAAATAGATTGGTCGACTGTTTATTTTTTCGGGTTGTCTATTGAGGTCGTAAGATGATGTCCAAGAGAGACTATCTTCTAAATCAATAGGTAACGTGAGTTGTTTTGTTTTACTATAATAAATCAGGCGATCAATAAAACCTTGGTAATCGGGAGTGCCCATTAAGATAGCAGCAGCTGTAATATCAGGATGTTTTGTTAGAAGTCCCGCGCTTGTCATTCCACCCATTGAAAAGCCACCAACAGCAATTTGGTTGTCTAAAACAAATTTTTTGTTGTAAAGGTATTCTTTGATTAAATTAAACTCAATAAGGTTATGTTGGATACTAGACCAAAAAGCAAAAGAAGGGATGACAGAGCGATTTTCAACGCGTCTCGTTCCATGAAACATGGCATCTGGAACAATCACACGGTTAGTTAACTGAGCTATTTTTCTAGCAGGTGTTAAGGCCAATTCTTTTGATGTTTGCCAGCCATGATAAAAAACAACACATGGAAGTGGATCATATTGATGAGTCTCAGGAACAACTTCTACAACAGGAATATGTTGAATCATTCTTTCTTTAATTAAGCATTTCATAAGTTTCCTCCTTTAGTTAAGAGTATCGATTGTTCAAAAATAAAGCAATCATTCCAACTCAAAAAAATGCTGTAGACAGAATAATAAATTGTCTACAGCATTTTTTCCTTTTTAGAAGCTTCCACCGCCACCACCATGACTTGTTCCACTACTTCCCATATGAGTACTAGAACCACTACTTGGAGGTGGTTTTGGAATATGTCTAGTCGTCGTAATATCAAATATTTTTGATGTGCGAGATTCTGTTAAATCAAGTGAACTCATTTCATAATAGGGATAATGATAAGTCGCTTTTTTTAACAAATAATTTCTAGAGATATACACATAAAAAACAATAGTTGAACCAATACCTGCGATACCGGCAATTATGATTGTCAATATTGAAAATGCTTTTGAATTATCTCGTGCAACACGATGTGTATTAGCAACTGGACCATCTTTAATGTAGCTTTCTGAAGCAGTTAAGACGTATTTAATGGCATCATAATAGCGACCGTCTTTCATATCTTCAGTGCTACTATTTATAATTTGATCGATACGATTGTCATTT
This window encodes:
- a CDS encoding TPM domain-containing protein translates to MLFSLFSFSIYTAAETSERVFDQANLLSADEKNSLQQAINEFKDKNNQDFVFVSTENTDGKTPEEYADDFYDNNGFGLGDDKSGMLFLIDMEHRKFHISTTGNMIDILNDNRIDQIINSSTEDMKDGRYYDAIKYVLTASESYIKDGPVANTHRVARDNSKAFSILTIIIAGIAGIGSTIVFYVYISRNYLLKKATYHYPYYEMSSLDLTESRTSKIFDITTTRHIPKPPPSSGSSTHMGSSGTSHGGGGGSF
- a CDS encoding alpha/beta fold hydrolase, which produces MKCLIKERMIQHIPVVEVVPETHQYDPLPCVVFYHGWQTSKELALTPARKIAQLTNRVIVPDAMFHGTRRVENRSVIPSFAFWSSIQHNLIEFNLIKEYLYNKKFVLDNQIAVGGFSMGGMTSAGLLTKHPDITAAAILMGTPDYQGFIDRLIYYSKTKQLTLPIDLEDSLSWTSSYDLNRQPEKINSRPIYFWHGTKDAKIPYSASHDFYDLYKHDTFGKNMIFETGIDEPHILTIPTMENMANFLTNQFHH